In 'Nostoc azollae' 0708, the following are encoded in one genomic region:
- a CDS encoding WD40 repeat domain-containing protein: MQVDYALQRVILTIQEHNRLTGYKAAVLGVHISPNGEQIATASVDKTVIPATIAK, translated from the coding sequence ATGCAAGTAGATTATGCCCTGCAAAGAGTAATTTTGACTATTCAAGAACATAACCGTTTAACAGGATACAAAGCCGCAGTTTTAGGGGTTCACATCAGTCCCAACGGCGAGCAAATCGCCACAGCCAGCGTAGATAAAACCGTCATTCCTGCTACTATCGCTAAATAG
- a CDS encoding pentapeptide repeat-containing protein — MANPEHLALLQSGAVTWIEWRKQNPQLEIDLSTANLQGENFRGANLQGVNLTKVDFSHALLVRTNLSGANLSIANLHQAKLIEANLSEANLSIANLRNATLTQANLSQVNLIGADLSEANLIGAAITGANLIGTDFRNANLKDADLAAAKLIRSNLSFANLVGANLITTDLSGANLYEAELMQTYLYQANLYKANLTNSHLGSSYLFRANLSEANLTNADLTCANLTGANLRGANLRGANLRGANLTGANLRGTNLTGAIMPVM, encoded by the coding sequence AGTTACCTGGATAGAATGGAGAAAGCAAAATCCCCAACTAGAAATTGACCTCAGCACCGCTAACCTGCAAGGGGAAAACTTCCGGGGTGCAAACCTACAAGGAGTCAATTTAACCAAGGTAGATTTCAGTCACGCTTTATTGGTGCGAACCAATTTGAGTGGTGCAAATTTGAGTATTGCTAATCTCCATCAAGCCAAGTTGATAGAAGCTAATTTGAGTGAGGCTAATTTGAGTATTGCTAACTTGCGTAATGCAACACTGACACAGGCTAATTTGAGTCAGGTAAATTTAATCGGTGCTGATTTGAGTGAAGCAAATCTTATAGGTGCAGCAATTACAGGTGCTAACTTAATTGGTACTGATTTCAGAAACGCCAACTTAAAAGATGCCGATTTAGCAGCAGCGAAACTCATCCGTAGTAACCTTTCTTTTGCTAACCTCGTAGGAGCTAATTTAATTACCACTGACTTGAGTGGAGCTAATTTGTATGAAGCCGAATTAATGCAAACTTACCTTTACCAAGCTAATTTGTATAAAGCTAATTTAACGAACTCACATTTAGGAAGTTCATACTTATTCAGAGCTAATTTGAGTGAAGCTAATTTGACGAATGCTGATTTAACTTGTGCAAATTTAACAGGTGCGAATCTTAGAGGTGCGAATCTTAGAGGTGCGAATCTTAGAGGTGCAAATTTAACAGGTGCAAATCTTAGAGGTACAAATTTAACAGGTGCAATTATGCCAGTTATGTAG